One genomic segment of Catenulispora sp. MAP5-51 includes these proteins:
- a CDS encoding tryptophan 2,3-dioxygenase family protein yields the protein MAGYSEYLKLDELLTLQQPRSRTGRTELAFILVHQVCELWFKLMITDIGHAIGALDEDDPAAALRSLRHVHEVERLLIEQLTLIDHLEPGGFADMRPSLGTASAAESQQFATIVALSTSARRTPQPQTQTRVRDLWSAFCDHLNRAGFDMPPESSEPAGRRRTSTVVRIYREERGLLAELCEALLDHDHALVTWRHRHVLAAARHIGENPGTGGTDGVAYLQRSLSRRLYPELWSARTSFEATVPV from the coding sequence ATGGCCGGATACAGCGAGTACCTGAAACTCGACGAACTGCTGACCCTCCAGCAACCCCGCAGCCGCACCGGGAGAACCGAACTGGCCTTCATCCTGGTCCACCAGGTCTGCGAACTCTGGTTCAAACTCATGATCACCGACATCGGCCACGCCATCGGCGCCCTCGACGAAGACGACCCCGCAGCGGCCCTGCGCAGCCTCAGGCACGTCCACGAAGTGGAGCGCCTCCTGATCGAACAACTAACCCTCATCGACCACCTCGAACCCGGCGGCTTCGCCGACATGCGCCCCTCCCTGGGCACGGCCTCAGCAGCCGAATCACAGCAGTTCGCAACAATCGTGGCCCTGTCGACATCAGCCCGCCGCACCCCGCAGCCGCAGACCCAGACCCGCGTCAGGGACCTCTGGAGCGCCTTCTGCGACCACCTGAACCGAGCAGGCTTCGACATGCCACCCGAGTCCTCCGAACCCGCAGGACGACGCCGCACGAGCACGGTGGTCCGGATCTACCGCGAGGAGCGCGGACTGCTGGCAGAGCTCTGCGAGGCACTGCTGGACCACGACCACGCACTGGTGACCTGGCGCCACCGGCACGTGCTGGCCGCCGCGCGCCACATCGGCGAGAACCCGGGAACCGGCGGGACAGACGGCGTCGCGTATCTGCAGCGCAGCCTGAGCCGACGCCTGTACCCGGAGCTGTGGAGCGCGCGGACAAGCTTCGAGGCAACGGTCCCGGTCTGA
- a CDS encoding pyridoxal phosphate-dependent aminotransferase, with translation MNQPDVLDRRLARLPRSVLHAVHRQVEQATRAGRDVLQLHVGEPAFGAPPAARAALIAAVVEGRTGYTNAEGMPELRERLVHRLAKADSVATTPDRIVVTPGSSYALAAIVMAVCEPGDEILLPEVFWPIYMQGAVVARATVRTYSLGEGYRIEADRIRAAVSPATRLIVVNSPANPTGALADPAELAEIARWARRQDVWLIGDEAYEQFVYDGHHTALASYERDVPDKERRIFSVHTFSKGYGMTGYRMGYAAAPNDITAATLRRVCEGTVIAPSTPVQHAALAALDDEEMPKEAHAHVRAVRDAALTDAVNEGLLEHLPPAGWYAMVDVSSTGLSSAAFADRLLADHAVAVAPGATFVAPEASDPGRVRVAFCGDLDATVEGMRRLRQLTADLRTERNGA, from the coding sequence ATGAATCAGCCCGACGTCCTGGACCGGCGACTCGCCCGGCTCCCCAGATCAGTCCTGCACGCCGTCCACCGCCAGGTCGAACAGGCCACCCGGGCCGGCCGGGACGTCCTGCAGCTCCACGTCGGCGAACCGGCCTTCGGCGCCCCGCCGGCAGCCCGCGCCGCCCTCATCGCGGCCGTGGTCGAAGGCCGCACCGGCTACACCAACGCCGAAGGCATGCCGGAACTCCGCGAGCGCCTGGTCCACCGACTGGCCAAGGCGGACTCGGTCGCCACCACCCCCGACCGGATCGTGGTCACCCCCGGCTCCTCCTACGCCCTGGCCGCGATCGTCATGGCAGTCTGCGAACCAGGCGACGAGATCCTGCTCCCCGAGGTCTTCTGGCCGATCTACATGCAGGGCGCGGTCGTGGCCCGAGCCACAGTCCGCACCTACTCCCTCGGCGAGGGCTACCGCATCGAAGCCGACCGGATCCGCGCCGCGGTGAGCCCGGCCACCCGGCTGATCGTGGTGAACTCCCCGGCCAACCCCACCGGCGCCCTGGCCGACCCGGCCGAACTGGCCGAGATCGCCCGCTGGGCCCGCCGCCAGGACGTCTGGCTGATCGGCGACGAGGCCTACGAGCAGTTCGTCTACGACGGCCACCACACCGCCCTGGCCTCCTACGAACGCGACGTCCCCGACAAGGAGCGCCGGATCTTCTCAGTCCACACCTTCTCCAAGGGCTACGGCATGACCGGCTACCGCATGGGCTACGCCGCAGCCCCCAACGACATCACCGCCGCCACACTGCGCCGGGTCTGCGAGGGCACGGTCATCGCCCCCTCCACCCCGGTACAACACGCAGCCCTGGCAGCCCTCGACGACGAGGAGATGCCCAAGGAAGCACACGCCCACGTCCGCGCAGTCCGCGACGCCGCCCTGACCGACGCGGTGAACGAAGGACTCCTGGAACACCTGCCCCCGGCCGGCTGGTACGCCATGGTCGACGTCTCCAGCACCGGCCTGAGCTCCGCGGCCTTCGCCGACCGCCTCCTGGCCGACCACGCGGTGGCCGTCGCCCCGGGCGCCACCTTCGTCGCCCCCGAAGCCTCCGACCCGGGCCGCGTCCGCGTCGCCTTCTGCGGCGACCTGGACGCCACCGTCGAGGGCATGCGCAGACTGCGGCAACTGACCGCCGACCTGCGCACCGAACGGAACGGCGCCTGA
- a CDS encoding methyltransferase, giving the protein MTATQSGLIGQSDLIGQSDLMGHSDPAGRGDLIGQSDQATMLRLFELADIIVPFAIGVAADLRLADLLADGPLPAAELARRAGADPDALHRMLRALAGKEIFAENAPGVFGLTPMSELLRSGHPLSFRKLFHTVDADVLAFAHLGDSVRTGGPAFDLVHGEEFWSYLAARPADGRIFDELMAAFTELELRAVLPVYDWEALGTVIDVGGGNGTLLAGLLARHPSLRGVLYDLPEVVGAAAPVLAAAGVAERCEVVGGSFYDEVPPGRGGAYLLKRIIYNYKDEAATRILRTVRAGMSADDRVLLLEPVRRRGAAFEMGRLMDLKMLVLGTGRVRGRHELQALFAGAGLRLRRIVPTPMIAVIEAVAMDGPSAGEVDR; this is encoded by the coding sequence ATGACCGCTACCCAGTCCGGCCTGATCGGGCAGAGCGACCTGATCGGGCAGTCCGACCTGATGGGGCATTCCGACCCGGCCGGGCGGGGCGACCTGATCGGGCAGAGCGACCAGGCGACCATGCTGAGGCTGTTCGAGCTGGCCGACATCATCGTCCCGTTCGCCATCGGCGTGGCCGCCGACCTGCGGCTGGCCGACCTGCTGGCCGACGGGCCGCTGCCGGCCGCCGAGCTGGCGCGGCGGGCCGGCGCCGATCCGGACGCCCTGCACCGGATGCTGCGGGCGTTGGCGGGCAAGGAGATCTTCGCCGAGAACGCGCCGGGGGTCTTCGGGCTGACGCCGATGAGCGAGCTGCTGCGCAGTGGGCATCCGCTGTCGTTTCGGAAGCTGTTTCACACGGTGGATGCGGATGTGCTGGCCTTCGCGCATCTGGGGGACAGCGTTCGGACCGGCGGGCCGGCGTTCGACCTGGTGCACGGCGAGGAGTTCTGGAGCTACCTGGCCGCTCGGCCGGCGGACGGCCGGATCTTCGACGAGCTGATGGCCGCCTTCACGGAGCTGGAGCTGCGGGCGGTGCTGCCGGTCTACGACTGGGAGGCGCTCGGCACGGTCATCGACGTCGGAGGCGGGAACGGCACGCTGCTGGCCGGGCTGCTCGCGCGGCATCCTTCGCTGCGGGGTGTTCTCTACGACCTGCCGGAGGTGGTCGGTGCGGCGGCTCCGGTGCTGGCCGCGGCGGGGGTCGCAGAGCGCTGTGAAGTGGTCGGCGGGAGCTTCTACGACGAGGTGCCGCCCGGGCGCGGCGGGGCGTATCTGCTCAAGCGGATCATCTACAACTACAAGGACGAGGCGGCCACCCGGATTCTGCGGACGGTGCGCGCCGGGATGTCGGCGGACGATCGCGTGCTGCTGCTGGAGCCGGTGCGGCGGCGCGGGGCGGCGTTCGAGATGGGGCGGCTGATGGATCTGAAGATGCTGGTGCTCGGGACGGGGCGGGTGCGCGGGCGGCATGAGCTGCAGGCTTTGTTTGCCGGGGCGGGGTTGCGGCTGCGGAGGATTGTGCCGACGCCGATGATTGCGGTGATTGAGGCTGTGGCGATGGATGGGCCTTCCGCAGGGGAGGTTGACCGGTGA
- a CDS encoding GMC family oxidoreductase — MAARQGFDVVVLGGGTAGAVVAARLSEDPARRVLLVEAGPDYPAAETPEAVRGADFLRAAGLRQLRWPNIRALLTEAGPERPYLCGRGIGGSSVINGQSAIRGLPNDFDRWGVPGWSRADVAPVFQRLEDDADFGDHPGHGTGGPVPVSRSPRHLWGTASQALAAAAVGLGHAQDPDINAPGSTGVSPVAWNRRGGMRVSMKDAYIEPARGCPNLCIRPDTLAVRLRFHQDRFVGVDLAGADGVDMVRAECAVVCLGAVHSSALLLRSGIGPACDLRALGVPVVADVPGVGLHLQDHPTVWLRFPAGPDVSGAQAQAQSSPGHCALRFSSHTCGAPEDDLQIYVSDPSGTTAGVMAALLDPRSTGRVRLRSADPSAEPEVAFRMLAARADVDRMTAGLMEAARILEHPEFKAVMAGPARLATTPVEEALADPDLPRLLRRALVPYHHATGGCRMGSDAAAVLDPNGAVRGVAGVIVADASVMPRTVRAPTHLSTVMIAERISSLMRT; from the coding sequence ATGGCCGCGCGGCAAGGATTCGACGTCGTCGTCCTCGGCGGCGGCACAGCCGGCGCGGTCGTGGCGGCGCGGCTCTCGGAAGACCCGGCACGCCGGGTGCTGCTGGTGGAGGCGGGGCCGGATTACCCGGCGGCCGAGACGCCGGAAGCGGTACGCGGCGCGGACTTCCTGCGCGCAGCAGGGCTGCGGCAGTTGCGCTGGCCGAACATCAGGGCCCTGTTGACCGAGGCCGGTCCGGAGCGGCCGTACCTGTGCGGACGCGGGATCGGCGGCAGCTCGGTGATCAACGGGCAGTCGGCGATCCGCGGCCTCCCGAACGACTTCGACAGGTGGGGCGTGCCGGGCTGGTCCAGGGCCGACGTCGCGCCGGTGTTCCAGCGCCTGGAGGACGACGCCGACTTCGGCGACCACCCCGGTCACGGCACCGGCGGCCCGGTGCCGGTGTCCCGGTCGCCGCGGCACCTCTGGGGGACGGCCAGCCAGGCGCTCGCAGCGGCGGCCGTCGGCCTGGGCCATGCTCAGGATCCTGATATTAACGCCCCGGGCAGCACCGGGGTCTCGCCGGTGGCCTGGAACCGGCGGGGCGGGATGCGGGTGTCGATGAAAGACGCCTATATCGAACCGGCGAGGGGATGCCCGAACCTGTGCATCAGGCCCGACACGCTGGCGGTGCGGCTGCGCTTCCATCAGGACCGCTTCGTCGGGGTGGATCTGGCGGGCGCCGACGGGGTCGACATGGTGCGCGCGGAATGCGCCGTGGTCTGCCTCGGCGCCGTGCACTCGTCGGCGCTGCTGCTGCGCTCGGGCATCGGGCCGGCGTGCGATCTGCGCGCGCTGGGTGTGCCGGTCGTCGCCGATGTTCCCGGGGTCGGCCTGCATCTCCAGGACCATCCGACTGTCTGGCTGAGGTTCCCGGCCGGTCCGGATGTTTCGGGGGCGCAGGCGCAGGCGCAGTCGTCACCGGGTCACTGTGCTCTGCGTTTCTCCTCTCATACGTGCGGTGCGCCAGAGGACGATCTGCAGATCTACGTCAGCGATCCGTCGGGGACGACAGCGGGGGTCATGGCCGCTCTGCTGGACCCGCGTTCCACCGGACGGGTTCGGTTGCGCTCCGCGGATCCGTCGGCCGAGCCGGAAGTGGCGTTCCGGATGCTGGCCGCGCGGGCCGACGTCGACCGGATGACCGCCGGCCTGATGGAGGCGGCGCGGATTCTGGAACATCCGGAGTTCAAAGCGGTCATGGCCGGGCCGGCGCGGCTGGCCACGACGCCGGTCGAGGAGGCGTTGGCGGACCCGGATCTGCCGCGGCTGCTGCGCCGTGCCCTCGTCCCCTATCACCACGCGACCGGCGGCTGCCGGATGGGATCGGACGCGGCGGCGGTGCTCGACCCGAACGGCGCCGTGCGCGGCGTGGCGGGCGTGATCGTCGCGGACGCCTCGGTGATGCCGCGGACGGTGCGGGCGCCCACGCACCTGAGCACGGTAATGATTGCCGAGCGCATCAGCAGCCTGATGCGGACCTAG
- a CDS encoding aspartate aminotransferase family protein, whose product MTADSRTTADSRTTADGRATADNRASFDPATHPFWHGFAPMGFVLGQAGPDDMWVRGEGSWLVDAQGNRCLDARSGIGNMNLGYSREDIAQAMYQQARELPFVCTMRWEQAVPVAVDYARALVDAAPAGITRVRFTHTGSAAVESAVLMARGYQRNVGRRKKRTVVALDGSFHGSTLTAMATGGQRILHRFFGPMPEGFAHVPLPDMALCPRCRDKASTDKTGTNRASTAEATCGSGVQAALRELDPDQLAAVFVEPVKGVSGVPLPDHFLRELREFCTAHGILLVFDEVFTGFGRTGAMFAAELSGVTPDVMCFAKAITAGYAALGAVAVTDEVYGAFDISSTSAFSHASSTDAHPVACAAALAALRVYQQEDVVAQGSAMGARLAHALSEALSGSPRLGAVRQLGAYVGLDLLDAEGRPAGMPMKRHLEARCRRAGLLIDYTPDTVMLIPPLTTPPQDVDFLAATLAEVVLAFRESDIDESTLRPATLRGHR is encoded by the coding sequence GTGACTGCGGACAGCAGAACGACAGCGGACAGCAGGACGACAGCCGACGGCAGAGCGACAGCCGACAACAGAGCGAGCTTCGACCCGGCGACGCACCCCTTCTGGCACGGCTTCGCGCCGATGGGCTTCGTGCTCGGCCAGGCCGGCCCGGACGACATGTGGGTGCGCGGCGAGGGCTCCTGGCTCGTCGACGCCCAAGGGAACCGCTGCCTGGATGCGCGCTCCGGCATCGGCAACATGAACCTCGGCTACAGCCGCGAGGACATCGCGCAGGCCATGTACCAGCAGGCTCGGGAGCTGCCGTTCGTGTGCACGATGCGCTGGGAGCAGGCGGTGCCGGTCGCGGTGGACTACGCCCGCGCACTGGTCGACGCCGCGCCGGCGGGCATCACCCGGGTCCGGTTCACCCACACGGGCAGCGCCGCGGTGGAGTCGGCCGTGCTGATGGCCCGCGGGTACCAACGCAACGTCGGCCGGCGCAAGAAGCGCACCGTCGTCGCGTTGGACGGCAGCTTCCACGGCAGCACCCTGACCGCGATGGCCACCGGCGGGCAGCGGATCCTGCATCGGTTCTTCGGGCCGATGCCCGAGGGGTTCGCGCACGTGCCGCTGCCGGACATGGCCTTGTGTCCGCGATGCCGTGACAAGGCGAGCACCGACAAGACCGGCACCAACCGGGCGAGCACCGCCGAGGCGACGTGCGGCTCCGGCGTGCAGGCGGCTCTGCGGGAGCTGGACCCCGACCAGCTGGCGGCGGTGTTCGTGGAGCCGGTGAAGGGCGTCAGCGGCGTGCCGCTGCCGGACCACTTCCTGCGGGAGCTGCGGGAATTCTGCACCGCGCACGGGATCCTGCTCGTCTTCGACGAGGTCTTCACGGGCTTCGGCCGGACCGGCGCGATGTTCGCCGCCGAACTGTCCGGCGTGACGCCCGACGTGATGTGTTTCGCCAAGGCGATCACGGCCGGCTACGCGGCCCTCGGCGCGGTGGCGGTGACCGACGAGGTCTACGGCGCCTTCGACATCTCCTCCACATCAGCCTTCTCCCATGCCTCCAGCACCGACGCGCATCCGGTGGCCTGCGCCGCCGCCCTGGCCGCGCTGCGGGTCTATCAGCAGGAGGACGTGGTGGCGCAGGGGAGCGCGATGGGAGCGCGCTTGGCACACGCGCTGTCCGAAGCGCTGTCCGGCTCGCCGCGCCTGGGCGCCGTGCGGCAGCTCGGCGCCTACGTGGGCCTGGATCTGCTCGACGCCGAAGGACGTCCGGCCGGGATGCCGATGAAGCGGCACCTGGAAGCGCGCTGCCGCCGGGCCGGGCTGCTGATCGACTACACGCCCGACACCGTCATGCTCATCCCACCGCTGACCACTCCCCCGCAGGACGTCGACTTCCTGGCCGCGACCCTGGCCGAGGTGGTCCTGGCGTTCCGTGAATCAGACATCGATGAGTCGACGCTACGTCCGGCCACGTTGCGCGGGCACAGGTAG
- a CDS encoding acyl-CoA thioesterase, translating to MGDLRRDTAVELLDAGRFRGEVSPDWDLWGPVGGYLAAIAVRAAGASTALARPASAACHYLAPARFGPVELTVTTGRRSRRAESLRVLMAQRDAPVLEVLVWAVADGLPGPSADWVPAPAAPPPHEVPVFDPTQDLGGDPTALTPFWKNVEIRQVFLPDESREPGVEPMLRSWERYLPQSACGDPWADAARLLISADVSIYPAIAKGFEAPAFIAPNLDLYVAFHAPPPTDDHLLIETRGSAAGGGLVSGRTRIWSPAGDLVASGTSQLLCRMF from the coding sequence ATGGGAGATCTGCGGCGGGACACAGCGGTCGAACTTCTGGACGCGGGCCGCTTCCGCGGCGAGGTGAGCCCGGACTGGGACCTGTGGGGCCCCGTCGGCGGCTACCTGGCGGCGATCGCGGTGCGGGCCGCCGGCGCCTCGACGGCGCTGGCACGGCCGGCCAGCGCCGCCTGCCACTACCTCGCCCCGGCCCGCTTCGGCCCGGTCGAGCTGACGGTGACCACCGGCCGCCGCTCGCGCCGTGCCGAGTCGCTCAGGGTCCTGATGGCGCAACGCGACGCCCCGGTCCTCGAAGTCCTCGTCTGGGCGGTCGCCGACGGCCTGCCGGGCCCAAGCGCCGACTGGGTACCGGCCCCCGCCGCCCCGCCGCCGCACGAGGTGCCGGTCTTCGACCCCACGCAGGACCTCGGCGGCGACCCGACGGCGCTGACCCCGTTCTGGAAGAACGTGGAGATCCGACAGGTCTTCCTGCCCGACGAGAGCCGCGAACCCGGCGTCGAGCCGATGCTGCGTTCCTGGGAGCGCTATCTGCCGCAGTCCGCGTGCGGCGATCCCTGGGCCGATGCCGCCCGGCTGCTCATCAGCGCGGACGTCTCGATCTATCCGGCGATCGCCAAGGGCTTCGAGGCGCCCGCGTTCATCGCGCCGAACCTGGATCTGTACGTGGCCTTCCACGCCCCGCCGCCCACCGACGACCACCTGCTCATCGAGACGCGGGGGAGTGCGGCCGGCGGCGGACTGGTCAGCGGACGCACCCGGATCTGGTCGCCCGCCGGCGATCTGGTCGCCAGCGGGACCTCCCAGCTGCTGTGCCGGATGTTCTAG
- a CDS encoding N-acetyltransferase family protein yields the protein MTVTVEQPRTRRELTAFLRFADEVNAERTASWPVLAPMQLPFVSGQGPDAHEREVRPLVAREDGRIAARVVAVDDAAYRRRWDDGVGHLSLFEALPGRVESVRTLMNEACDWLRSRGATAARAGLGAGPDLPFVVDDYESLPPLPVRHNPPGYHTLLHEAGFGVEKSCLDYVAEATPEHVARWERIVEEARARGFRLVPLGEVAPERRIEDFARTWNEAFADSWGMTPTPEEEFEQTFAFAGPRGMDDFSVVAYRDGRPMGVASCGPTLSGLARLAPGRVLAPWEGLRFFGVGVRAQMRGQGLGLALTAQSFLAQYRMGAAHLGYTMVLADNWASRRTAERLGARIRATYLIYRRDFR from the coding sequence GTGACCGTCACCGTCGAGCAGCCCCGAACCCGGCGTGAGCTGACCGCCTTCCTGCGCTTCGCCGACGAGGTGAACGCCGAGCGCACGGCCTCCTGGCCCGTGCTGGCCCCGATGCAGCTGCCCTTCGTCTCCGGACAGGGCCCTGATGCGCACGAGCGCGAGGTCCGTCCGCTGGTGGCCCGCGAGGACGGCCGGATCGCCGCCCGCGTCGTGGCCGTCGACGACGCCGCGTACCGGCGGCGATGGGACGACGGCGTCGGGCACCTGAGCCTGTTCGAAGCGCTCCCGGGCCGGGTCGAGTCGGTCAGGACCCTGATGAACGAGGCCTGCGACTGGCTGCGCTCGCGCGGAGCCACGGCAGCGCGTGCCGGCCTCGGGGCCGGACCGGACCTGCCGTTCGTCGTCGACGACTACGAATCGCTGCCGCCGCTGCCGGTCCGGCACAACCCGCCCGGGTACCACACGCTGCTGCACGAGGCCGGGTTCGGCGTGGAGAAGTCCTGCCTGGACTACGTGGCCGAGGCGACGCCGGAGCACGTGGCGCGCTGGGAGCGGATCGTCGAAGAGGCGCGGGCCCGCGGGTTCCGCCTGGTGCCGCTGGGCGAGGTGGCACCGGAGCGGCGGATCGAGGACTTCGCGCGGACGTGGAACGAGGCGTTCGCCGACAGCTGGGGCATGACGCCGACCCCGGAGGAGGAGTTCGAACAGACCTTCGCCTTCGCGGGTCCCCGCGGCATGGACGACTTCTCCGTGGTGGCCTACCGGGACGGCCGGCCGATGGGCGTCGCCTCGTGCGGTCCGACGCTGTCCGGACTGGCGCGGCTGGCGCCGGGCCGGGTGCTGGCGCCGTGGGAGGGGCTGCGGTTCTTCGGCGTCGGGGTCCGGGCACAGATGCGCGGCCAAGGCCTGGGTCTGGCCTTGACCGCGCAGTCCTTTCTGGCTCAGTACCGGATGGGGGCCGCGCACCTGGGATACACGATGGTGCTGGCGGACAACTGGGCCTCGCGGCGTACCGCCGAGCGGCTCGGTGCGCGGATCCGGGCGACGTATCTGATCTACCGGCGGGATTTCCGCTGA
- a CDS encoding methyltransferase, translating to MSRILDVATGYWASRTLMSAIELDVFTVLAGGARDYKSLAEQLELHPRGARDFLDALVAMGFLVRDVDDRYANTRESRMFLDRGKPLFVGSSFAMAAPRLWGAWSHLTEALRTGEPQYDGAAEGEDVFNAIYSEQNVRDTFLQSMAGASAGVAMALARGFAWKDYQSFADVGTASGVVPIHIAKAHKHLEAIGFDLPPVREPFEAAVARAGLAERVCFEGGDFFADPMPTADVLIMGHILHDWDLAEKKRLIGAAYEALPAGGTLLIYEALIDDERAANQFSLLMSLNMLVDTPGGFNFSAADCLGWLSEAGFSECRVEPLADPDSLIVAVK from the coding sequence GTGAGCCGCATCCTGGATGTCGCGACCGGGTACTGGGCGTCGCGGACTTTGATGAGCGCGATCGAGCTGGATGTCTTCACGGTCCTGGCCGGTGGTGCGCGCGACTACAAGAGCCTGGCCGAGCAGTTGGAGCTGCATCCTCGCGGGGCACGCGACTTCCTGGACGCGTTGGTCGCGATGGGCTTCCTGGTGCGTGACGTCGACGACCGGTATGCGAACACGCGCGAGTCGCGCATGTTCCTGGACCGTGGGAAGCCGTTGTTCGTGGGCTCGTCGTTCGCGATGGCCGCACCGCGGTTGTGGGGCGCCTGGAGCCACCTGACCGAGGCGCTGCGTACCGGCGAGCCGCAGTACGACGGGGCTGCCGAGGGCGAGGATGTCTTCAACGCCATCTACAGCGAGCAGAACGTCCGCGACACGTTCTTGCAGTCGATGGCCGGCGCGAGTGCTGGGGTGGCGATGGCGCTGGCGCGGGGGTTCGCTTGGAAGGACTATCAGAGCTTTGCCGATGTCGGGACGGCTTCGGGCGTGGTTCCGATCCACATCGCCAAGGCGCACAAGCACCTTGAGGCGATCGGCTTCGACCTGCCGCCGGTGCGCGAGCCCTTCGAGGCGGCTGTCGCGAGGGCGGGGCTGGCGGAGCGTGTGTGCTTCGAGGGCGGGGACTTCTTCGCCGATCCGATGCCGACCGCCGACGTGCTGATCATGGGGCACATCCTGCACGACTGGGATCTGGCCGAGAAGAAGCGGCTGATCGGCGCGGCGTACGAGGCGCTGCCGGCAGGCGGGACACTCCTTATATATGAGGCGCTCATCGACGACGAGCGTGCGGCGAATCAGTTCAGCCTCCTGATGAGTCTGAACATGCTCGTCGACACGCCTGGCGGCTTCAACTTCAGCGCGGCGGACTGCCTCGGGTGGCTGAGCGAGGCGGGGTTCTCGGAGTGTCGGGTGGAGCCGTTGGCGGATCCGGATTCGCTGATTGTGGCGGTGAAGTAG
- a CDS encoding methyltransferase domain-containing protein → MARVDISELDFEQMIAIGNRIYSHVTGAQVAALVVIGDRLGLFEALADHGPCTGAQLAGVTSLHERYVREWADALVATGYVEVSDGSEPRRYHLTKEGVFFFGDPESPGFSVGAYQLAYGVSRNVPRLMECFASGEGIGYADSGEEVTVGVERLWAPIHEFFLEGWLQNVPGLTEKLSAPGAAIADVGCGRGRSTATLARLFPKAEVVGIDADAASVEAARALAASRGLSNVAFRVQLADEITEQDRYDFVYLFHTLHDIPEPVPALTAMGRALKADGLLLCVESSASDDPMANRGTPAEMFASVSPLFNLPVAMAAAGDGSGTILTEANVRAWADKAGLGSYEVLAITFPPPSMLHRFHALRR, encoded by the coding sequence ATGGCCCGTGTCGATATCTCAGAGCTCGACTTCGAGCAGATGATCGCCATCGGAAACCGGATCTATTCCCATGTCACCGGAGCCCAGGTCGCGGCCCTGGTGGTCATCGGGGACCGGCTGGGGCTCTTCGAGGCGCTGGCCGACCACGGACCGTGCACCGGCGCGCAGCTGGCCGGCGTGACGTCGCTGCACGAGCGGTACGTCCGGGAATGGGCCGACGCGCTGGTGGCGACCGGGTACGTCGAGGTTTCCGACGGAAGCGAGCCCCGGCGCTACCACCTGACCAAGGAAGGCGTCTTCTTCTTCGGCGACCCGGAGAGCCCCGGGTTCAGCGTCGGTGCCTACCAGCTGGCCTACGGCGTGTCCCGCAACGTCCCGCGCTTGATGGAGTGTTTCGCCTCCGGCGAGGGCATCGGGTACGCCGACAGCGGCGAGGAGGTGACCGTGGGCGTGGAGCGTCTGTGGGCGCCGATCCACGAGTTCTTCCTCGAAGGGTGGCTGCAAAACGTTCCCGGGCTTACGGAAAAGCTCTCCGCACCCGGCGCGGCGATCGCCGACGTCGGCTGCGGCCGGGGTCGCTCGACGGCGACGCTGGCCCGGCTGTTCCCGAAGGCGGAGGTCGTCGGGATCGACGCGGACGCCGCGAGTGTCGAGGCGGCGCGCGCTCTGGCGGCCTCGCGCGGGCTGAGCAACGTCGCGTTCCGGGTGCAGCTCGCCGACGAGATCACCGAGCAGGACCGCTACGACTTCGTCTACCTGTTCCACACCCTGCACGACATCCCGGAGCCGGTGCCCGCGCTCACGGCGATGGGCCGGGCGCTCAAGGCCGACGGGCTGCTGCTGTGCGTGGAGTCCTCGGCCTCGGACGACCCGATGGCCAACCGGGGGACGCCGGCGGAGATGTTCGCGTCGGTGAGCCCGCTGTTCAACCTGCCGGTGGCGATGGCCGCCGCCGGCGACGGATCCGGGACGATCCTGACGGAGGCGAACGTGCGCGCCTGGGCCGACAAGGCCGGCCTGGGTTCGTACGAGGTCCTGGCGATCACCTTCCCGCCGCCGTCGATGCTGCACCGTTTCCACGCGCTGCGCCGCTGA